One window of Sphingobacteriales bacterium genomic DNA carries:
- the thrA gene encoding bifunctional aspartate kinase/homoserine dehydrogenase I, protein MKVLKFGGTSVGTAASIEEVGKIVNKTAQECDKAIIVVSALGGVTDALIDTAQKAKEGDESYRDQLDEIYYRHRKTAEQLLQPLVFSRIQPYLKEQTRNLENLLYGVSLIKELSPRVLDTVMSYGETMSSFIIAEYLIQSLEGKKVKHLDSKQLIKTDSEFGSAAVNFEQTNANLIEATTETPCIYIMGGFIASNRHNVVTTLGRGGSDYTAAIVGAAVHADEIEIWTDVDGVMTADPRKVKKAFSLTRMTYEEAMEMSHFGAKVIHPPTIQPALDRKIPLRIRNTFHPEFEGTLITAQSVPDEHPVKGITSIAEIALVSLQGSGLIGVTGIAGRLFSALAKHRVNIILITQASSEHSISFAIKPQDTERAYQSIAQEFALEMRSHLVEEPLIETGLSVVAVIGANMRNSVGVSGRMFRALGINGINIRAIAQGSSELNISTVIPKTDVGKALNALHEAFFLSDTISLHLFLVGTGLIGATLLEQILRQKDYLLHHQQVEVKLIGIANSRKMLFDPEGIDLSKWRIQMEASSENTDLSGFVAGMLQLNLPNSIFVDCTANPLPVTYYRQILSANISVVTPNKIANSGSYADYLDYRRLSLKRGGKFRYETNVGAGLPIISTLTDLLKSGDEVLKIEAVLSGSLSFIFNNFTPQTSFSNIVKQAQELGFTEPDPRDDLSGKDMARKVLILSREIGHVLEIEDILIENILPEPCIKAKTVDDFYLALELSNPQFATMQQKANDEGKRLRFIAIIDKEQTSVSLQAVSADNPFYQLSGSDNMIVFTTARYLSRPLVVKGPGAGAEVTAAGVFAEIISLANYLG, encoded by the coding sequence ATAAAGGTGTTGAAATTTGGCGGCACATCTGTTGGAACTGCTGCAAGTATTGAAGAAGTTGGTAAAATTGTGAACAAAACAGCTCAGGAGTGCGACAAAGCGATCATTGTGGTTTCTGCTTTAGGAGGTGTTACTGATGCACTGATTGATACGGCACAAAAAGCAAAAGAAGGCGATGAATCCTACCGCGATCAGTTAGACGAGATTTACTACCGGCATCGTAAAACAGCAGAACAACTGTTACAACCTTTGGTGTTCAGCCGTATTCAGCCGTATTTGAAAGAACAAACCCGAAACCTCGAAAACCTGTTATACGGTGTTTCACTGATTAAAGAATTATCTCCCCGGGTATTAGATACAGTGATGAGTTATGGTGAAACTATGTCCTCTTTTATCATTGCCGAATATCTGATTCAATCTTTAGAGGGGAAAAAGGTAAAGCATCTGGATTCAAAACAGCTCATTAAAACCGATAGTGAGTTTGGTTCGGCAGCAGTCAATTTTGAACAGACCAATGCTAATTTAATAGAAGCTACCACAGAGACCCCCTGCATTTATATCATGGGCGGATTTATTGCTTCAAACCGGCATAACGTAGTAACTACTTTAGGACGGGGTGGGTCAGATTATACAGCCGCTATAGTGGGTGCAGCGGTTCATGCAGATGAAATTGAGATATGGACGGATGTGGATGGGGTGATGACCGCCGACCCCAGAAAGGTTAAAAAGGCTTTTTCTTTGACAAGAATGACTTATGAAGAGGCGATGGAAATGTCTCATTTTGGAGCTAAAGTCATACATCCTCCCACCATTCAACCGGCATTAGACCGGAAGATTCCTTTGCGAATCAGAAATACTTTTCATCCGGAATTTGAAGGCACCTTGATCACTGCTCAATCAGTTCCTGATGAGCATCCCGTGAAAGGAATCACTTCTATCGCAGAAATAGCATTAGTCAGTTTGCAGGGCAGCGGATTGATTGGAGTTACAGGAATAGCCGGCCGGTTATTTAGTGCACTGGCAAAACATCGGGTCAATATTATTCTCATTACACAGGCCTCTTCGGAACATTCTATTTCATTTGCCATCAAACCTCAGGATACCGAACGCGCATATCAGTCCATTGCTCAGGAGTTTGCCCTCGAAATGCGCAGCCATTTAGTCGAAGAACCTTTGATTGAAACCGGGCTATCTGTGGTGGCAGTCATTGGCGCAAACATGAGAAATTCCGTTGGAGTTTCAGGGCGAATGTTCAGGGCTTTGGGAATAAATGGAATCAATATAAGGGCTATTGCTCAGGGATCTTCGGAATTAAACATCTCAACTGTTATTCCGAAAACGGATGTCGGTAAAGCACTCAATGCCTTGCATGAGGCATTTTTTCTTTCGGATACAATCTCACTACATTTATTTTTAGTCGGTACCGGTCTGATTGGAGCTACTTTGCTCGAACAGATTCTAAGGCAGAAGGACTATTTGCTGCATCACCAACAGGTAGAAGTAAAACTAATTGGAATAGCCAATTCCCGCAAGATGCTGTTTGACCCGGAAGGAATAGATCTCTCAAAATGGAGAATTCAGATGGAAGCGAGCAGTGAAAACACGGATCTGTCCGGGTTTGTAGCGGGAATGTTGCAACTCAACCTGCCCAACAGCATTTTTGTAGATTGCACGGCCAATCCTCTGCCGGTTACTTATTATCGCCAAATCCTGTCGGCTAATATCTCTGTCGTTACTCCCAACAAAATTGCCAATTCGGGAAGCTATGCTGACTATCTTGATTATCGGCGTTTATCTTTAAAAAGAGGTGGTAAATTCCGATACGAAACGAATGTTGGAGCCGGACTCCCTATCATCTCTACGCTGACCGACCTGCTCAAAAGCGGGGATGAAGTGTTAAAAATTGAGGCGGTCTTATCGGGTTCACTTTCTTTTATCTTTAACAACTTCACCCCTCAGACCTCTTTCAGCAATATTGTAAAACAGGCACAGGAATTAGGTTTTACCGAGCCTGACCCAAGAGACGACCTGAGCGGTAAAGACATGGCAAGAAAGGTGTTGATTTTGTCTCGCGAAATCGGACACGTACTCGAAATTGAGGATATTCTGATTGAAAACATCTTACCCGAACCCTGTATTAAAGCCAAAACGGTAGATGATTTTTATTTAGCGCTCGAACTCAGCAACCCTCAATTTGCAACCATGCAACAAAAGGCAAATGACGAGGGCAAGAGACTGCGTTTTATCGCCATCATTGACAAAGAACAAACAAGCGTTTCTTTGCAGGCAGTATCCGCCGACAACCCTTTTTACCAACTCTCGGGTTCTGACAACATGATTGTTTTTACCACTGCCCGCTATTTATCGCGGCCTTTGGTGGTCAAAGGCCCCGGTGCCGGGGCAGAAGTTACGGCAGCAGGGGTTTTTGCCGAAATCATCAGTCTGGCCAATTATCTGGGGTAA
- a CDS encoding Ig-like domain-containing protein: MYLLKLTIFLSFLISSVLYPTPVEAQTLNSDFMPCICSGAGGIGNNRLMIATSNNAMNWTKINMVLSDRASVADAIVLSNGRVLVYFMAGCQVIGGSTQNINQIKMAISLNNGATWAYKNVSFTGLPVGANLPVDPNLTVLPDGSMNMLAMMSVSGDLQVHTFRSTDGGFTYQYEGLAFSVSGQTLFDPENFRFDTGNWQIYTGNLTLNNTQKGISTNGMPFFDNLGTFCSAVSAIPPDCYVVADITEIGGGVYKMYAFGNAGVTGDAIVSLHSSNAGTSWLLESGLRLQLSVPSSLESVKVATPTVVRTSAGQFMMVYETIIPASVCSEVMTALNITPLSFTGSAAINDTVRFSANGTFSDGAIRNLTSFALWQSSNPLVATILPNGAVKALSAGTTQITATHNGQTSNIFILNVTGGGGSGNGPWNGDLVICESADGTSFNNCRLFVDSAGVVSVIQKPNGDLIAAFQWFPAPIGSPFWDKVAISTSSDHGINWTYPVAAQFPDLPSNYQRPFDPTLALTENGNIRMYFSSSGNGTGPLNETVHTYSAISTDGGWTYTFEPGIRFQYPGQPSIDPAVVRHNGLWYYSSPAGAPQDGAHRAVSEDGLNFTQLEDIPSDTQHNWTGNLISLPGELRFYGSGGTLWWSSSTNGGDSWNGYIHTNLKGGDPAVVKTGENQYLIIFTGFRCTSPPILSGNNTACGGNTQTYSVSPSTGAQYFWSVSGGNIISGQGTSEITVLWYAGSGVGQVGVLQMN; encoded by the coding sequence ATGTACCTCCTAAAACTAACCATTTTCCTATCGTTCTTAATTTCATCAGTACTATATCCGACACCTGTTGAAGCTCAAACTCTGAACAGTGATTTTATGCCCTGTATCTGTTCGGGAGCGGGGGGCATAGGCAACAACCGTCTGATGATTGCCACCTCGAATAATGCAATGAACTGGACAAAGATCAATATGGTGTTGAGCGACCGTGCAAGCGTGGCTGATGCCATTGTACTTTCAAACGGCAGGGTATTGGTCTATTTTATGGCAGGCTGTCAGGTTATTGGCGGTAGTACTCAAAATATCAATCAAATCAAAATGGCAATTTCGTTAAACAACGGAGCGACCTGGGCTTATAAAAATGTATCCTTTACCGGACTGCCTGTAGGTGCAAATTTGCCGGTAGATCCCAATTTGACCGTATTGCCCGATGGTAGCATGAATATGTTGGCAATGATGTCGGTATCGGGCGATTTACAAGTGCATACTTTCAGATCAACAGATGGTGGATTTACTTATCAATACGAAGGGCTGGCGTTTTCGGTGAGTGGGCAAACCCTGTTTGACCCCGAAAACTTCAGATTTGACACCGGCAATTGGCAAATTTACACCGGTAACCTAACTCTAAACAATACCCAAAAAGGTATTTCCACCAATGGAATGCCCTTTTTTGACAATCTCGGAACCTTTTGCTCTGCGGTTTCAGCCATTCCTCCAGATTGCTATGTCGTTGCCGATATTACCGAAATAGGAGGCGGAGTGTATAAAATGTATGCTTTTGGCAACGCCGGGGTAACTGGAGACGCTATCGTTTCTTTACATTCCAGCAATGCAGGGACTTCCTGGTTACTGGAAAGCGGGTTGCGGCTTCAGTTATCTGTTCCCTCTTCCCTGGAAAGCGTAAAAGTGGCAACACCAACAGTTGTCCGTACTTCGGCAGGTCAGTTCATGATGGTATATGAAACTATAATCCCCGCTTCTGTTTGTTCTGAGGTTATGACCGCTCTGAATATCACGCCGCTTTCTTTTACCGGTTCCGCAGCCATAAACGATACTGTCAGGTTTTCGGCCAACGGTACTTTTTCAGATGGTGCAATTCGCAATCTGACAAGTTTTGCTCTATGGCAATCGAGCAATCCATTGGTTGCTACAATACTACCCAATGGTGCTGTTAAAGCACTTTCTGCAGGAACAACCCAGATTACCGCAACCCATAACGGTCAAACAAGCAATATTTTTATCCTAAATGTTACCGGTGGGGGTGGAAGCGGGAATGGTCCATGGAATGGTGATTTGGTAATTTGTGAAAGTGCAGACGGAACCAGTTTTAACAACTGCCGGTTGTTTGTCGATTCGGCAGGGGTTGTCAGTGTAATTCAAAAACCAAACGGAGATTTGATTGCGGCTTTTCAGTGGTTTCCTGCCCCTATTGGTTCGCCTTTTTGGGATAAAGTTGCCATTAGCACTTCTTCCGATCATGGAATAAACTGGACGTATCCGGTTGCTGCACAGTTTCCCGATTTGCCATCCAACTACCAACGCCCGTTTGACCCGACTCTTGCTCTGACCGAAAACGGCAATATACGAATGTACTTTTCGTCGAGCGGAAACGGCACCGGCCCGCTCAATGAAACTGTACATACCTATTCAGCTATTTCAACAGACGGAGGATGGACTTATACCTTTGAACCCGGTATCAGGTTTCAATATCCGGGACAACCCTCTATTGATCCCGCAGTGGTCCGACATAACGGGCTTTGGTATTATTCAAGTCCGGCAGGCGCACCTCAGGACGGGGCGCATCGTGCTGTTTCAGAAGATGGATTAAATTTTACCCAACTTGAAGATATCCCTTCTGATACACAGCACAACTGGACAGGAAATCTAATCAGTCTTCCCGGAGAACTTCGTTTTTATGGTAGTGGTGGCACTCTTTGGTGGTCTTCGTCAACCAATGGGGGGGATAGCTGGAACGGATACATTCACACTAATCTTAAAGGAGGAGACCCGGCCGTTGTAAAAACCGGCGAAAATCAATACCTTATTATTTTTACAGGCTTCAGATGCACTTCTCCACCCATTCTCAGCGGAAACAATACTGCTTGTGGCGGCAATACCCAAACCTATTCTGTCAGTCCTTCCACAGGTGCTCAATATTTTTGGTCTGTCAGTGGAGGGAATATAATCAGTGGGCAGGGAACTTCTGAAATTACGGTGTTATGGTATGCAGGGAGTGGGGTAGGGCAGGTCGGTGTTTTACAGATGAATTAA
- a CDS encoding right-handed parallel beta-helix repeat-containing protein gives MKTFMKQMFFIALVSFLTTPFSYAQFNKALNEFKSLKKEVQKTGNEVKQTTSSSAKTGSSSTAANKEATNENTNSGREWYINIAIGSGKEGTIEKPAKEIAAIALQLKPGDVIYIAEGIYKGKADMSSDIITVPVSIIGGYNQDFTKRDPWGNHKTVLSGVNGYMKSETTSRLSLQCSKSHKDYSGQVLIDGLIIDNGSRNFYLEGSNEGYIKRKASPQQGFNPTPDSPGIEVDMGSNANVVIRNCALMNIAASQGVIDVQVGKNGKVLIENNLIVNNTGDGINAKTSWQSADGQPEYNIRNNTVLFCSKYDEAASNHGGNSLKVDERIVLIAENNVFAFNDYGGLDNIKKCKSITLNNNLFTANKKYDYREYNTPMAVADMADYADFATGEGNENKTIQVPVSKEWSAIYMSRVVPEREEIDSQVTVQNSGANAWRSMLGLPLQGTSVGALSQVWLNRIQTTDALKAGMQTYHGKGCVKPE, from the coding sequence ATGAAAACCTTTATGAAACAGATGTTCTTTATCGCCTTGGTTTCTTTCCTGACTACACCATTCAGCTATGCCCAATTTAATAAAGCATTGAACGAATTTAAAAGTCTTAAAAAAGAAGTGCAAAAAACCGGAAACGAAGTAAAACAAACTACTTCCTCTTCAGCTAAAACCGGCAGTTCGTCAACTGCAGCAAACAAAGAGGCAACCAATGAAAACACTAATTCAGGACGTGAATGGTATATCAATATTGCCATTGGAAGCGGAAAAGAAGGTACGATAGAAAAACCGGCCAAAGAAATTGCGGCTATTGCTTTGCAACTCAAACCTGGTGATGTAATTTATATAGCTGAAGGTATTTACAAAGGCAAAGCCGATATGAGCAGCGATATTATTACCGTTCCTGTCAGCATTATTGGGGGGTACAATCAGGATTTTACGAAACGCGATCCATGGGGAAATCACAAAACTGTGTTGAGCGGAGTTAACGGATATATGAAAAGTGAGACCACTTCCCGATTGTCCTTACAATGTAGCAAATCTCATAAAGACTATAGCGGTCAGGTGTTGATAGATGGATTGATTATTGACAATGGTTCGCGCAATTTTTACCTCGAAGGCTCAAATGAAGGCTATATCAAACGTAAAGCATCACCTCAGCAAGGGTTTAACCCCACACCTGATTCACCGGGTATAGAAGTGGACATGGGCAGCAATGCCAACGTTGTTATCCGTAATTGTGCACTCATGAATATTGCGGCTTCGCAAGGAGTGATAGATGTACAAGTGGGTAAAAATGGCAAAGTTTTGATTGAAAACAACCTGATAGTCAACAATACCGGAGACGGAATAAATGCAAAAACCTCCTGGCAATCGGCTGACGGGCAACCGGAATACAATATCCGAAACAATACTGTATTATTTTGCTCAAAATACGATGAAGCCGCTTCTAATCATGGGGGTAATTCTCTGAAAGTGGATGAGCGCATCGTCCTCATTGCCGAAAACAATGTATTTGCTTTCAATGACTATGGCGGATTGGATAATATTAAGAAATGCAAAAGTATAACTTTGAACAACAACCTGTTTACCGCCAACAAAAAATACGATTACCGCGAATACAATACTCCAATGGCAGTAGCAGACATGGCAGATTATGCTGATTTTGCAACCGGTGAAGGCAATGAAAACAAAACCATCCAGGTGCCGGTCAGTAAAGAATGGTCGGCGATCTATATGAGCCGTGTTGTTCCGGAACGAGAAGAAATTGACAGTCAGGTTACCGTGCAAAATTCGGGAGCAAATGCATGGAGAAGCATGTTGGGCTTGCCATTACAGGGCACTTCTGTCGGTGCGCTCAGTCAGGTTTGGCTAAATCGAATTCAGACAACCGACGCGCTAAAAGCAGGTATGCAAACATATCATGGGAAGGGCTGTGTAAAACCTGAATAA